Proteins from one Cellulosilyticum lentocellum DSM 5427 genomic window:
- a CDS encoding glycoside hydrolase family 48 protein: MNKRKTMGLMSALLVGAQCLTPLSVFAAANTPVVVPESTNVYEQRFLDLYEDIKDNSNGYFSPQGVPYHSIETLMVEAPDHGHESTSETASYYVWLEAMNGKFTGDFSGLKEAWNVIEKYYIPTDLDQPGQTDYNPNSPATYASEYPLPDYYPSQLQFGLPVGTDPIANELKSTYGTSKIYGMHWLIDGDNFYGYGRRGDGVSAPSYINTFQRGEQESTWETIPQPSWEDFKWGGKSGFLPFFTGDANYSKQWRYTNAPDADARLVQAMYWAKDWAEEQGQNIDTYVAKASKMGDYLRYAMFDKYFMKIGAQGKTPGQGYEAAHYLMSWYYAWGGGLDANWSWRIGSSHNHFGYQSPMAAWVLSTDSDMIPKSPNAKRDWAKSLDRQIEFYQWLQSAEGAIAGGATNSYGGSYEKYPAGTSTFYGMAYDAHPVYEDPGSNQWFGMQGWSMQRMAEYYYESGDSRVKGLLDRWAAWAKSEIQLYDDGTFAVPSTLQWSGQPDTWTGSYTGNKNLHVDVINYGTDLGTVASMANTLTFYAAATKKYSPEQDYQSYVDITKEVLDRMWTLYRDDKGVAAPEVRADYKRFFEQEVYVPSNYTGKMANGDEIVPGVTFIELRSKYKNDPDFARLEQAYKNGEDFEITYHRFWAQAEIAIANGTMAMLFPGDEVVMNVAVTTPQNGDVIEVAKDSTGIAVKADASIDKGSISKVEFYADGVKFAEDTDVNYEANYVPTKDNLTAAGTKQVTFKVVAYSDKNVAKESAPITVTLKFPGIELPVVNIVKPVTGDVIDYKATQTPITVTAEASVKDSTIAKIEFFADGTKIGETTGNGSVSFVPTKDGMDAEGIKEITLTAVATSAEGAKATSEDVVIKVQFKIANKPVVVVTAPTANTVIDATTGKQTVAVSAEATVKDGTIKEVIIYADGKEIGKANGATCTATYTTPDGYGPRPDGIVNVVFTAKATTTDDMSATSESVKVQVKLPVEQVVEPSVKVNVAHNNKGGATTNTIGGQFVVTSEGAVDLSKLAIRYYYTLEGNGAQTAYKDNAGMNLNKAPWYVNLTPDVSVNVVPVSGNQYYMEITFTSNEVLDAGGKIDMGIRLSKSDWSNYDQTNDYSYTSGPVVLYNGEVVSGTMPN; this comes from the coding sequence ATGAATAAGAGAAAAACGATGGGGCTTATGAGTGCTTTATTAGTTGGAGCACAATGTTTAACTCCACTTAGTGTTTTTGCAGCGGCAAATACACCTGTGGTTGTACCAGAATCGACGAATGTGTATGAACAGAGATTTTTAGACCTGTATGAGGATATTAAAGATAATAGTAATGGCTATTTTAGTCCACAGGGCGTACCTTATCACTCTATTGAAACATTAATGGTTGAAGCACCTGACCATGGACATGAATCAACTAGTGAAACAGCTAGCTATTATGTTTGGTTAGAAGCTATGAATGGTAAATTCACAGGAGACTTTAGTGGTCTTAAAGAAGCTTGGAATGTTATTGAAAAATATTATATTCCAACAGATTTAGATCAACCAGGTCAAACAGATTACAATCCAAATAGCCCTGCTACATATGCATCAGAATATCCTTTGCCAGATTATTATCCTAGCCAATTACAATTTGGTTTACCAGTAGGTACTGACCCTATTGCTAATGAACTTAAAAGTACCTATGGAACTTCTAAAATCTATGGTATGCACTGGCTTATAGATGGTGATAACTTCTACGGTTATGGTAGAAGAGGAGATGGTGTATCAGCGCCTTCTTATATTAATACATTCCAACGTGGAGAACAAGAATCTACATGGGAAACTATTCCACAACCATCATGGGAAGATTTTAAATGGGGTGGAAAAAGTGGTTTCTTACCTTTCTTCACAGGTGATGCTAACTATTCAAAACAATGGAGATACACAAATGCACCAGATGCTGATGCACGTTTAGTACAAGCTATGTACTGGGCGAAAGACTGGGCAGAAGAGCAGGGCCAAAATATTGATACTTATGTAGCTAAAGCAAGTAAAATGGGTGACTACCTAAGATACGCTATGTTTGATAAGTATTTCATGAAGATTGGTGCACAAGGTAAAACACCAGGACAAGGTTATGAAGCAGCACACTACTTAATGTCATGGTATTATGCTTGGGGTGGTGGACTTGATGCTAACTGGAGCTGGAGAATTGGTAGTAGCCACAATCACTTTGGTTACCAAAGTCCAATGGCAGCTTGGGTTCTTTCAACAGATAGTGATATGATTCCAAAATCACCAAATGCTAAACGTGACTGGGCTAAGAGCTTAGATAGACAAATTGAATTCTATCAATGGTTACAATCTGCTGAAGGAGCTATTGCAGGTGGTGCAACTAACTCATATGGTGGATCTTATGAGAAGTATCCAGCAGGTACAAGTACTTTCTATGGTATGGCTTATGATGCTCATCCAGTATACGAAGATCCAGGTAGTAATCAATGGTTTGGTATGCAAGGTTGGTCAATGCAACGTATGGCTGAGTACTATTATGAATCAGGAGATTCAAGAGTTAAAGGCCTTCTTGACAGATGGGCTGCATGGGCTAAGTCAGAAATTCAATTATATGATGATGGTACTTTTGCTGTTCCTTCTACACTTCAATGGAGTGGACAACCAGATACATGGACAGGGTCTTACACAGGTAACAAGAACCTCCATGTAGATGTTATTAACTATGGTACAGACCTTGGTACAGTGGCTTCTATGGCTAATACACTTACTTTCTATGCAGCAGCAACTAAGAAATACTCTCCAGAACAAGATTATCAAAGTTATGTAGATATAACAAAAGAAGTATTAGATCGTATGTGGACACTTTATAGAGATGATAAAGGGGTAGCTGCACCTGAAGTTCGTGCTGACTACAAACGTTTCTTTGAACAAGAAGTTTATGTACCAAGTAATTACACTGGAAAGATGGCAAATGGAGATGAAATCGTACCAGGTGTAACATTTATTGAATTACGTTCTAAATATAAGAATGATCCAGACTTTGCAAGACTTGAACAAGCTTACAAAAACGGTGAAGACTTCGAAATTACATATCACAGATTCTGGGCACAAGCAGAAATCGCTATTGCAAATGGTACAATGGCTATGTTATTCCCAGGTGATGAAGTAGTTATGAACGTAGCAGTTACAACTCCACAAAATGGTGATGTAATTGAAGTAGCAAAAGATTCAACAGGCATTGCAGTAAAAGCTGATGCTTCTATTGATAAAGGTTCTATTTCTAAAGTAGAATTCTATGCTGATGGTGTTAAATTTGCAGAAGATACAGATGTTAATTATGAAGCAAACTATGTACCAACTAAAGATAATTTAACAGCAGCAGGAACAAAACAAGTAACATTTAAAGTAGTTGCATATTCAGATAAGAATGTTGCTAAAGAATCAGCACCAATCACAGTAACACTTAAGTTCCCAGGAATTGAGTTACCAGTAGTTAACATTGTAAAACCAGTAACAGGTGATGTTATTGATTATAAAGCAACTCAAACTCCTATTACTGTAACTGCAGAAGCATCTGTTAAAGATAGTACAATTGCTAAGATTGAATTCTTTGCAGATGGAACCAAGATTGGTGAAACAACAGGTAATGGTAGTGTATCATTTGTACCAACTAAAGATGGTATGGATGCAGAAGGTATAAAAGAAATTACGCTTACAGCAGTAGCTACATCAGCTGAAGGTGCAAAAGCAACTTCTGAAGATGTTGTGATTAAAGTTCAATTTAAAATAGCTAATAAGCCAGTTGTTGTTGTTACAGCTCCAACTGCTAATACAGTAATTGATGCTACAACAGGCAAACAAACTGTAGCTGTTTCAGCTGAAGCAACAGTAAAAGATGGTACTATTAAAGAAGTAATTATCTACGCTGATGGTAAAGAAATCGGCAAAGCTAATGGTGCTACATGCACAGCAACTTATACTACACCAGATGGATATGGTCCAAGACCAGATGGTATTGTTAATGTAGTATTTACAGCAAAAGCAACAACTACAGATGATATGAGTGCAACATCTGAATCAGTTAAAGTACAAGTTAAACTACCAGTTGAACAAGTAGTTGAACCAAGTGTAAAGGTTAATGTAGCACATAATAATAAAGGTGGTGCAACTACAAATACAATTGGCGGACAATTTGTAGTAACATCAGAGGGCGCTGTAGATTTATCTAAACTTGCTATTCGTTACTACTATACTTTAGAGGGGAATGGAGCACAAACAGCATACAAAGATAATGCTGGTATGAATCTTAATAAAGCACCTTGGTATGTAAACCTTACTCCTGATGTTTCAGTAAATGTTGTTCCAGTTAGTGGAAACCAATACTATATGGAAATTACATTTACATCAAATGAAGTATTAGATGCTGGTGGAAAGATTGATATGGGTATTCGTCTTTCTAAGAGTGATTGGTCAAATTATGATCAAACTAATGACTACTCATATACTTCAGGACCAGTAGTATTATACAATGGTGAAGTTGTAAGTGGTACAATGCCAAACTA